Proteins co-encoded in one Theileria equi strain WA chromosome 3, complete sequence genomic window:
- a CDS encoding hypothetical protein (encoded by transcript BEWA_005750A): MVKFKLEPYGPGDCRVLRYLNGAIIREPSIQHLFTLESRKGVNKDENTSESVSADKNDESMELVDDTVAKNEENTTEIDKGDTENAHKDVINGTSTTIANTSRDDFARELHKANCTNWHMVASSICMASSLWIQKDIPLEWNEAKLDQVNGHNVLSKLKGIFDHLTESKGLQLSHVVAKSNNKYLKYAIFDRNECLKKYSNKALQVSDLLMNSLNIQTKFLQIIKEIKKEFKVLTSERNFVDLSSQDIDYPTSFSVMVAFFDLSYQPHSKDLNICIDYQSDDFSKPVELEEVDYDYNTKIEGEIWELWEIHNLASPYAPQQCLLSHYESSDDLETKLTFPQNVSYFIENDYGLSINASSIPLFNKGDSSNVHYQLRKAQTCLIDRLIYAILCQECFVSLKLGRNILYIGDSSVLIKYINSAQLLLVYKATEIQISYKSCDRVESGETIWKLAITKLRDILIQDWKRRSFLLDNRKDSMLRTFLKYVIKLIDYKTAQSMTT, translated from the coding sequence ATGGTAAAATTTAAGTTAGAGCCATATGGGCCCGGAGACTGTCGAGTCCTTCGCTATCTGAACGGAGCCATCATACGAGAACCTTCTATTCAACACCTTTTCACTCTTGAAAGTAGAAAAGGCGTCAACAAGGACGAAAATACGAGTGAAAGTGTTTCAGCCGATAAAAATGACGAATCTATGGAACTTGTGGATGACACAGTAGCCAAAAATGAGGAAAATACAACGGAGATAGACAAAGGAGACACTGAAAACGCCCATAAGGATGTAATTAATGGAACATCAACTACTATCGCAAACACTTCCAGAGATGACTTTGCTCGTGAACTACACAAAGCTAACTGTACGAATTGGCATATGGTAGCCTCTAGTATATGTATGGCTTCGAGCTTGTGGATACAAAAGGATATTCCTCTGGAATGGAACGAGGCCAAACTTGATCAAGTGAATGGACATAATGTTTTATCAAAGCTAAAGGGCATATTTGATCATTTGACAGAAAGCAAGGGGTTACAACTATCGCATGTTGTTGCAAAGAGTAACAACAAGTATCTAAAGTATGCCATTTTTGATAGGAATGAATGCCTTAAAAAGTATTCTAATAAGGCGCTACAAGTCTCTGACTTGCTTATGAACTCGTTAAATATTCAGACAAAGTTCCTACAGATTATCAAGGAGATAAAGAAAGAATTCAAGGTCCTTACAAGTGAGCGTAACTTTGTCGATTTATCCTCTCAGGATATTGACTATCCGACATCGTTCTCTGTCATGGTTGCCTTTTTTGACCTCTCTTATCAACCTCATTCAAAGGACCTGAACATTTGCATAGACTACCAAAGCGATGATTTTAGTAAACCAGTGGAGCTTGAAGAAGTAGACTATGACTACAACACAAAGATAGAAGGTGAAATATGGGAGCTGTGGGAAATCCATAACTTGGCATCGCCATATGCACCTCAGCAATGTCTATTATCGCACTATGAATCCAGTGACGACTTGGAAACAAAATTGACATTTCCTCAGAATGTATCATATTTCATAGAAAATGACTATGGTTTGTCCATAAATGCATCAAGTATACCGCTTTTCAACAAGGGCGACTCTTCAAACGTACACTATCAACTGAGGAAGGCACAGACCTGCTTGATTGACAGGCTGATATACGCCATCCTTTGCCAAGAATGCTTTGTCAGCTTGAAGCTGGGAAGGAATATTCTCTACATTGGAGACTCCAGTGTACTCATAAAATACATAAATTCAGCTCAGCTGCTTCTTGTGTACAAGGCAACGGAGATACAAATCTCCTACAAGAGTTGTGACCGAGTGGAATCCGGAGAGACTATATGGAAGCTAGCAATAACAAAGTTGAGGGACATTCTCATACAGGACTGGAAGAGACGAAGCTTCCTGCTAGACAACAGAAAGGATAGTATGTTGAGAACCTTTCTCAAATACGTTATCAAACTCATCGACTACAAGACTGCACAAAGTATGACCACTTGA
- a CDS encoding hypothetical protein (encoded by transcript BEWA_005780A), with protein MDKVTDTEWEKKWKAMIDHEKNKKLLNERLREQLQKKQELEETVECTFTPKTHLKPKDTATQRTKEDLIQIIFPIIQEEEAILRELNKIESDEKKRIFNLTQAIYTSVFNLPDYESRNIEDRIKVVQDNMARYAEFYKQERLKDIANVKALKLGIVGKLHNLERQFNLLCTNENIENKDLETIEYSIQNSRNIKQEILDSTGNYDTLRDRSRVTKEFENIVKNVQEDLMANARNERENMQVMYNAPAVMPMYGQTNMHYPIHHVGNAHLHPMHGVMGQAYPNQAPKGYRMNTQLVRRNIVPQPANYAMKHVPKDGLLFPVYPQARLQPMPNTGRTFIPRANTGHAMYNIPYGQYVPINNLGRNYSIRHNSVKH; from the coding sequence ATGGACAAGGTCACGGACACAGAGTGGGAAAAGAAGTGGAAGGCAATGATCGACCATGAAAAGAACAAGAAACTCCTCAATGAACGCCTAAGAGAACAACTCCAAAAGAAGCAAGAATTAGAGGAAACCGTAGAGTGCACCTTTACACCAAAAACACACCTCAAGCCAAAAGACACTGCTACCCAGAGAACAAAGGAAGATCTCATCCAAATCATCTTCCCTATCAttcaggaagaagaagcaATCCTCAGAGAGCTCAACAAAATCGAGTCCgatgaaaagaagaggatcTTCAACCTCACTCAAGCGATCTACACAAGTGTATTTAATCTTCCAGACTACGAAAGTAGGAATATAGAAGACAGAATCAAGGTCGTACAGGATAACATGGCCAGGTATGCCGAATTTTACAAGCAGGAACGACTCAAGGATATTGCAAATGTAAAGGCGTTAAAGCTAGGCATTGTAGGTAAACTCCACAATCTGGAGAGACAGTTCAACCTCTTGTGTACGAAcgaaaatattgaaaacAAAGACCTGGAAACTATAGAATACAGTATTCAAAACTCCAGGAACATCAAACAAGAGATCTTGGATTCCACAGGCAACTATGATACACTTAGGGATAGGTCAAGAGTCACCAAAGAATTTGAGAACATAGTCAAAAATGTCCAGGAGGATTTAATGGCTAATGCACGTAATGAGCGAGAAAATATGCAAGTCATGTACAACGCTCCAGCGGTTATGCCAATGTATGGACAAACCAACATGCATTATCCAATACATCACGTTGGAAACGCACATTTACACCCAATGCATGGAGTAATGGGCCAAGCATATCCAAACCAAGCACCGAAAGGCTACAGAATGAATACACAACTAGTCAGGAGGAACATTGTTCCACAACCCGCAAATTATGCCATGAAGCATGTGCCAAAAGATGGCCTTTTATTTCCAGTATATCCACAGGCGAGGCTTCAACCAATGCCAAATACAGGCCGAACATTTATTCCCAGGGCAAACACAGGTCACGCTATGTACAATATTCCCTATGGGCAATACGTGCCAATAAATAATCTGGGACGCAATTACAGTATAAGGCACAATAGTGTCAagcattaa
- a CDS encoding transcriptional regulator, putative (encoded by transcript BEWA_005760A) — protein MADSKRNVSINFEEVSIKLKKLAGIFKKFENERLDVIFVCTGKTQSDANATSSEMLQLWLTGFQFPETLFALKPSGIWFILTSPKKASYLEPVSKHYEDVRILHRVPGQTDEESLKKIFEDTSDPVIGVLNGPKPIGEFAEYCMKYIEGKQTKDISKEISSLMAVRTKVELEIQKQSAHLACGVMKSLLINQIENILDSETKTPHSSIVSQALEIHNDAKFIEKMEKKFSMNKNDMEIIYGNVQSGKNFSLTIGVKPTDDHLSHDPGSIIVSVCSKYSELCACLTRTLILDGTAHHKDVYKFAVRVFEFALTKLKPGVTFGSIYRNVYDFVRKEKDGYENNMMRTLGHTIGIEFKDANFTIIDGNESCIIEEDMVFHISVGFNNLGEGSGNFAIWIGDTVHVAPSGANVLTSSVSKGLENISYELEDEEEDDEDAKDEVEDKEKKPVVSSQILKDADSVILKERLRSRGGPQTTEDHDKMVEKQKELRNKKIEEISNRLKDGGGLGGGNKQKEVIKMDKIRAFSSPDSFSKELVPHKIYVDGRNDVVMLPINGYHLPFSVMIIKNVTCTPEENNNVHTLRINFQVPGSHTYTSRNEVNPLPDLPQENSIFIKEVLYKSKDAKHIQNVFRSIKELIKQMKQRESDDSTLTLADQEKLTLNKTGRRVVLKDLMVRPNIHGSRRIIGFLEAHHNGLRYIVNTRDRVDNVDITYSNIRHAIFQPCDRELIVLLHFHLKHPIVVGKRKTLDIQFYCEVGTQIDDLDNRRGRSYNDPDETLEEMRERELKRKLNSDFKNFVSQIREFSSISIDLPYRELMFTGVPLKSNVELLPTANCLVHLVEWPPFVLSLNDIEIVSLERVQHGLRNFDMVFVNKDYSKPVKRVDLIPVEYLDVIKRWLNELEIVWYEGKNNLQWVNILKTILEDAEAFVENGGFEGFLGEDDEEEESVDDETDEEYNAEDSEEEAENDDDEEYSDGDDESLADEDEDEEEYVDDEDDDEGLSWDELEERAKKADDKTSFDDSRNAKRRK, from the exons ATGGCGGATAGCAAGCGAAATGTCTCgataaattttgaagaaGTTTCCATAAAGTTGAAGAAATTGGCAGGAATCTTCAAGAAATTCGAAAATGAACGATTAGACGTGATTTTTGTGTGCACAGGAAAAACACAAAGCGATGCCAATGCAACCTCTTCAGAAATGCTACA GTTGTGGCTAACTGGCTTTCAATTTCCTGAGACACTATTTGCCTTAAAGCCTAGCGGGATATGGTTCATATTAACTTCGCCAAAGAAAGCTTCCTATTTGGAACCGGTATCAAAGCACTATGAGGATGTTAGAATTTTACATCGTGTCCCCGGACAAACTGATGAAGAGTCGTTGAAAAAAATTTTCGAAGATACAAGT GACCCAGTGATTGGTGTATTGAATGGCCCTAAACCCATAGGAGAGTTTGCAGAATACTGTATGAAATACATAGAAGGGaaacaaacaaaggatATTAGCAAGGAAATTTCCAGCTTAATGGCAGTCCGCACAAAAGTAGAATTGGAGATACAAAAACAATCGGCTCATCTGGCATGTGGAGTTATGAAAAGCTTGCTCATAAATCAGATTGAAAATATACTGGACTCAGAAACAAAAACTCCGCATTCTAGCATTGTTTCTCAGGCTTTAGAAATTCACAATGATGCCAAATTTATTgaaaagatggaaaagaaatTTTCAATGAACAAAAATGATATGGAGATTATATATGGAAATGTTCAAAGTGGAAAAAATTTCTCTCTAACGATTGGAGTGAAACCCACGGACGACCATCTTTCGCATGATCCTGGAAGCATCATTGTATCAGTGTGTTCAAAATACTCAGAATTATGTGCCTGCCTTACTAGAACACTGATATTGGATGGAACAGCTCACCATAAAGACGTGTACAAATTTGCAGTTCGAGTTTTTGAGTTTGCTCTAACAAAGCTAAAGCCTGGAGTTACTTTTGGATCGATTTACAGAAATGTTTATGATTTTGTACGTAAAGAAAAGGACGGATATGAGAACAATATGATGAGAACTTTGGGTCACACCATTGGTATTGAGTTTAAAGACGCAAATTTTACAATCATTGACGGTAATGAGTCATGCATTATCGAGGAGGACATGGTATTCCACATTTCTGTAGGGTTCAACAATTTAGGAGAAGGTAGTGGAAATTTTGCAATATGGATTGGAGATACGGTACACGTAGCTCCAAGTGGTGCTAATGttttaacatcttcagTAAGCAAGGGCCTTGAAAATATATCCTATGAGctggaagatgaagaagaggatgatgagGATGCTAAAGATGAGGTTGAGGACAAGGAAAAGAAACCTGTTGTCTCATCGcaaattttgaaagatGCGGATTCGGTCATCCTAAAAGAGAGATTGAGAAGTAGAGGTGGACCCCAAACTACTGAGGATCATGACAAAATGgttgaaaaacaaaaggaGTTGCGAAACAAAAAGATTGAGGAAATTAGTAATAGACTGAAAGATGGAGGTGGCTTGGGCGGTGGTAATAAACAAAAAGAGgttataaaaatggataaaatcCGCGCATTTTCTAGCCCTGACTCATTCTCAAAGGAACTAGTTCCTCACAAAATTTACGTTGATGGGAGGAATGATGTTGTCATGTTGCCCATAAATGGGTATCATTTACCTTTTAGTGTCATGATAATAAAGAACGTTACATGCACCCCAGAGGAGAATAATAACGTTCACACACTACGTATAAACTTCCAAGTACCAGGATCACATACTTATACATCCAGAAACGAGGTTAATCCATTGCCAGACCTCCCACAAGAAAACTCAATTTTTATCAAGGAAGTATTATACAAGTCAAAAGATGCGAAGCATATTCAAAACGTATTCCGAAGTATAAAGGAACTGATAAAACAAATGAAGCAGCGTGAGAGCGATGACTCCACCTTGACACTTGCAGATCAAGAGAAATTGACCCTCAATAAGACAGGTCGTAGAGTTGTACTAAAAGATCTTATGGTAAGACCTAATATTCATGGGTCTAGGAGGATTATTGGCTTCCTTGAAGCTCACCATAACGGATTGAG GTACATTGTCAACACACGTGACCGTGTAGATAACGTAGACATCACTTATTCTAATATTCGCCATGCAATATTCCAACCTTGTGACCGTGAACTAATTGTACTGTTGCACTTTCACTTGAAGCACCCGATTGTTGTTGGAAAGAGAAAGACCCTAGATATTCAATTTTACTGCGAAGTTGGCACCCAAATTGATGATTTAGACAACAGACGTGGTCGTTCGTATAATGACCCAGACGAAACATTGGAAGAAATGAGAGAAAGGGAACTTAAAAGGAAACTGAATTCGGATTTTAAGAACTTTGTTTCACAGATTAGAGAGTTTTCATCCATTTCAATCGATCTCCCATATAG GGAACTCATGTTTACTGGTGTCCCTTTGAAATCAAATGTCGAACTTCTACCTACAGCAAATTGTTTGGTCCACTTGGTTGAATGGCCTCCATTTGTATTGTCTCTAAATGACATTGAGATTGTCTCTCTGGAAAGAGTTCAGCATGGTTTGAGGAACTTTGATATGGTCTTTGTCAACAAGGATTACTCCAAGCCTGTTAAGAGAGTTGATTTGATTCCTGTGGAATATCTTGATGTTATCAAG CGTTGGCTAAACGAGTTGGAGATAGTATGGTATGAAGGCAAAAACAACTTGCAATGGGTCAACATTCTAAAGACAATTTTAGAGGATGCAGAAGCCtttgtagagaatggaggcTTTGAGGGTTTCCTGggagaagatgatgaagaggaagaatctgtTGACGATGAGACAGATGAAGAATACAACGCAGAAGACAGTGAAGAGGAGGCAGAGAACGATGATGACGAAGAATATAGCGACGGAGATGATGAATCATTGGCTGAcgaagatgaggatgaggaagaatatgttgatgatgaggatgacGATGAAGGGCTCTCTTGGGATGAGCTGGAAGAGAGAGCGAAAAAGGCCGACGACAAGACGTCATTTGACGATTCCAGAAATGCCAAGAGAAGAAAGTAA
- a CDS encoding 40S ribosomal protein S9, putative (encoded by transcript BEWA_005740A), with the protein MVGSYRNYSRTSRHPKRPFEKERLDQELKLIGEYGLKNKREVWRVQYVLSKIRSAARYLLTLDVKDNKRIFQGDALLRRMVRYGLMNENEQKLDFVLGLTLSKMMERRLQTKVFKLGLAKSIHHARCMIRQRHICVDKQIVDIPSFLVRVDSEKHIDFAITSPFGGARPGRVRRKTLRSGSSEE; encoded by the exons atggTTGGAAGTTATAGGAACTACAGCAGAACTTCGAGACATCCCAAGAGGCCATTCGAAAAG GAACGTTTAGACCAAGAGTTGAAGCTTATTGGTGAATATGGCTTGAAGAACAAGCGTGAGGTCTGGAGGGTACAATACGTCCTGTCTAAGATCAGATCTGCCGCTCGTTACTTGTTGACTCTTGATGTCAAGGATAACAAGCGTATCTTTCAAG GTGATGCCTTGCTTAGGCGTATGGTTAGATATGGTTTGATGAACGAGAATGAGCAAAAGTTGGATTTTGTGTTGGGTTTGACACTTTCTAAGATGATGGAGAGGCGTTTGCAAACAAAGGTATTTAAACTTGGTTTGGCTAAATCTATTCATCATGCTAGATGCATGATCAGACAGCGCCATATCTGTGTGGATAAGCAGATTGTTGATATTCCATCATTTTTGGTCAGAGTTGATTCTGAGAAACACATTGACTTTGCAATCACATCTCCATTTGGTGGCGCTAGACCCGGAAGAGTTCGCAGGAAGACTCTTCGTTCCGGCTCATCAGAGGAATAA
- a CDS encoding hypothetical protein (encoded by transcript BEWA_005730A) yields the protein MVRRNNVFEVVRTSRNRRFPRFGNQNRPRGRFSSGNQRSFGNNNVFTVRRVYKTKSFKGGVSSFGRRNFRRNADEKTTIVVKRGGRNFRGSKFERNNNRTPGRFNRRFDRRKQNSKNEKKTQDEMV from the exons ATGGTCAGACGGAATAATGTGTTTGAAGTCGTACGTACTTCAAGGAACCGACGTTTCCCGAGGTTTGGTAACCAAAATAGGCCCAGGGGCAGATTTTCATCTGGAAATCAGAGGTCATTTGGAAACAACAATG TATTCACAGTTCGCAGAGTTTATAAGACTAAAAGTTTCAAGGGGGGTGTTTCATCTTTTGGAAGGAGGAATTTCCGCAGAAATGCCGACGAGAAAACAACTATTGTGGTAAAGAGGGGTGGTAGGAACTTTAGAGGTTCAAAATTTGAGAGGAATAACAACCGTACTCCCGGTAGATTTAATCGTAGATTTGATAGAAGGAAGCAAAATTCCAAGAACGAGAAAAAGACTCAGGATGAAATGGTATAA
- a CDS encoding signal peptide-containing protein (encoded by transcript BEWA_005720A): MIFSSFNFLLVCCIFSLWAHGSVKPRNLWSEAPFLGRRNADSLGIFYRLSLISDGPRKREVKEPTVDVESQLLPKQEDSSDEEEDLTKFFISQYRMIFKELVVPSIKSQTPQKCADTPKDTKFKNFDSWDYKVCETDDEGMCSIMTTVPAGTVLMKPNVGDYEYVSLPALNSLFRTRKGILDMIFPRLSNIDMDKVYQHASLQTLVISRLNNNELLRKMLLLAALSSGLTASREFILDILFYILSSRLFWSQSAYSAWSRIYHSPTPLVLLSIRRMLLTLYEGFVYLDDGLKEVLTSMEGMLLNINVREQLRKQYVTDDSGTIRVHCNFFSRYSYLKDKHTIMFYCCFSASVG, translated from the exons ATGATTTTTTCTAGTTTTAATTTCTTGCTTGTGTGTTGCATTTTTAGTCTATGGGCTCACGGCTCTGTAAAGCCACGCAATTTGTGGTCCGAGGCTCCATTTCTTGGAAGACGCAACGCTGATTCTCTTGGAATCTTTTACAGGCTTTCATTAATTTCAGATGGGCCACGGAAAAGAGAAGTAAAGGAGCCCACAGTTGACGTGGAGAGCCAACTCTTGCCCAAACAGGAGGATTCCAGCgatgaagaggaggatTTAACCAAATTCTTCATTAGTCAATATCGCATGATATTCAAGGAACTTGTAGTACCTTCCATAAAGAGCCAAACTCCTCAAAAATGCGCAGACACCCCAAAAGACACAAAATTT AAAAACTTTGACTCTTGGGATTACAAAGTCTGTGAAACAGATGATGAAGGCATGTGCTCCATCATGACCACTGTCCCCGCTGGGACCGTCTTGATGAAACCAAACGTTGGTGACTATGAATACGTTTCCCTACCAGCTCTCAATAGCCTGTTTAGAACACGAAAAGGCATACTAGATATGATATTCCCAAGGCTAAGTAACATAGACATGGACAAAGTTTACCAGCATGCATCCCTCCAG ACTCTTGTTATATCCCGCTTAAATAATAATGAACTTTTGCGCAAGATGCTTCTTTTAGCCGCGTTGTCAAGTGGCTTGACAGCATCGCGAGAGTTCATCttggatattttatttTACATTCTGTCCTCGAGGCTCTTTTGGAGCCAATCAGCCTATTCAGCTTGGTCCAGAATCTATCATTCACCAACACCACTTGTACTTTTATCAATACGCAGAATGCTTCTCACACTCTACGAAGGGTTTGTCTATTTAGATGATGGCCTCAAGGAGGTACTAACATCAATGGAAGGTATGCTGCTAAACATCAATGTCCGCGAACAACTGCGCAAGCAGTACGTAACAGACGACTCTGGAACTATCCGAGTGCACTGTAATTTCTTCAGTCGATACTCTTATCTCAAAGATAAACATACAATAATGTTTTACTGTTGCTTCTCAGCTTCCGTAGGTTGA
- a CDS encoding splicing factor 1, putative (encoded by transcript BEWA_005770A), with amino-acid sequence MESDKVVRLYVGNLPDDCTQREVEEEFEKFGKIVYCELKRTVSGLPFAFVEFSDYRDARDAIKNKDGAEFNGKRLRVEVPFSSKRQSRRSDPPRKGKYLVEVTGLPPTGSWQDLKDHLRAAGECGHANVFRGGVGEVSFFSRGDMEYAIDKFDGSTFKSHQGEKARITVREKSHRRSRSRHRSRKRSYSGSRSYSRSRSRSRSRHRR; translated from the exons ATGGAAAGTGATAAAGTGGTCCGTCTGTACGTTGGAAACCTTCCAGACGACTGCACGCAGAGGGAGGTAgaagaagagtttgaaaagtttggaaaAATCGTTTACTGTGAGCTCAAGAGGACTGTTTCAGGTCTTCCCTTTGCCTTTGTCGAGTTCAGTGACTATAGAGACGCTCGGGATGCCATAAAGAATAAGGACGGGGCCGAGTTTAACGGCAAGCGCCTCAGGGTTGAGGTCCCCTTTAGCTCAAAAAGACAAAGCAGGAGGTCAGATCCTCCCAGAAAGGGCAAGTATCTAGTAGAG GTTACTGGGCTGCCACCAACTGGAAGTTGGCAGGACCTCAAGGACCACCTGAGAGCAGCGGGAGAATGCGGCCATGCTAATGTCTTTAGGGGTGGAGTAGGCGAAGTTTCCTTTTTCTCAAGAGGCGATATGGAATATGCCATTGACAAGTTCGACGGATCCACATTCAAGTCACATCAAG GAGAAAAGGCCAGAATCACAGTACGAGAAAAATCACATAGACGGAGTCGTTCTCGTCACCGTAGCAGGAAAAGGTCCTACAGCGGTAGCCGTAGCTACAGTAGGTCGCGCAGTCGATCGCGCTCCCGCCATCGCAGATGA
- a CDS encoding hypothetical protein (encoded by transcript BEWA_005710A) has translation MNSLWFISIFTALKLLITVTDITPVHALVTCGGRAPMYPKLFSKPKDYCKRQLDLALLVDESSSIKPCEWNQLIPFLKSLVRSLNISTNNVHLALVTYSTGIRSFVTLLDPASRNESLVLKSIDALEKSKPELGWTYTGQALNFVREVIFRIGGRKNVPKALILVTDGASTQANITSQVSAMLRDEGVTILVVGVGKARVSECKSIVGCKLTDECPSFVKTNWDTMIGIVGGLINEVCEVIPVDAVCKPIWSEWSECSVKCGLGTRRRKVVSLDTLVEATIGTSGKSGKPCKDQIANYEEQVESCNVNCDPVEDLKPKWNVVDSRIDEESIELPDLNGREMGGDMPAPIIEPQEEVIDIPFDTPGKTDTSHGSQGEDTDRLSGETDTLHDKGTDDADAFGGVKDGHNGKGNVDGGDDDDENIATEPDFGKEPEVNVGTFAPTSRNMEHPEKLNERGSKSMKHESGKNELKNAKITVNGNGRSSYTKRESSEKKARQTKKGLFNPQLLQITETSNKFGAKIAGGILAALMLLGAGGGYAYYKSKNKIHDEDIVDEGFGEVSMRPPVKEGETYTVTELDDGLWGQVN, from the exons ATGAATAGCTTGTGGTTTATTTCCATATTCACAGCACTCAAGTTGCTTATTACTGTGACGGACATAACTCCGGTTCACGCGCTCGTAACAT GTGGTGGTCGTGCACCAATGTACCCAAAACTGTTCTCGAAACCAAAAGATTATTGCAAAAGGCAACTCGATCTTGCGTTGTTGGTAGACGAATCGTCTAGCATAAAACCATGTGAATGGAATCAACTTATCCCATTCCTAAAGTCTTTGGTTCGCTCCTTGAATATAAGTACAAACAATGTGCACTTAGCACTTGTTACATATTCTACTGGAATAAGGTCGTTTGTTACTCTTCTTGATCCAGCCTCAAGAAACGAGTCCCTGGTTCTCAAGAGTATTGATGCTTTGGAAAAAAGCAAACCTGAACTTGGATGGACATATACAGGCCAAGCATTGAACTTTGTCCGTGAGGTAATTTTCCGTATCGGGGGAAGAAAGAATGTTCCAAAGGCTCTTATTCTAGTTACAGATGGAGCATCCACACAGGCAAACATAACATCCCAGGTGTCTGCAATGTTACGTGATGAAGGGGTTACTATCCTTGTCGTGGGCGTAGGAAAGGCAAGAGTTTCCGAGTGTAAGAGTATTGTGGGATGTAAATTAACGGACGAATGTCCATCGTTTGTAAAGACCAATTGGGATACAATGATTGGTATTGTTGGAGGGCTAATTAATGAGGTTTGTGAAGTAATCCCAGTTGACGCTGTATGTAAACCAATTTGGTCTGAATGGTCTGAATGCAGTGTAAAGTGTGGTTTGGGAACTAGAAGACGCAAAGTCGTCAGTTTGGATACTCTTGTAGAGGCAACTATTGGTACTAGTGGAAAATCTGGAAAGCCATGTAAAGATCAGATTGCAAATTATGAGGAACAAGTGGAAAGTTGCAACGTCAACTGCGATCCAGTTGAAGACTTGAAACCCAAGTGGAATGTAGTGGACTCTCGTATTGATGAAGAGTCAATAGAACTTCCAGATTTGAATGGCCGCGAAATGGGAGGTGACATGCCTGCACCAATAATTGAACCACAAGAGGAGGTTATTGACATTCCTTTTGACACACCTGGTAAGACTGATACTTCTCATGGTTCACAAGGTGAAGACACTGATAGATTGTCTGGTGAAACGGATACCCTTCATGATAAAGGAACGGACGACGCGGATGCCTTTGGCGGCGTAAAAGATGGCCATAACGGCAAGGGCAACGTTGATGGTGGTGATGATGATGACGAAAACATTGCAACCGAGCCAGACTTTGGCAAGGAACCAGAGGTTAATGTAGGGACATTTGCTCCAACTTCACGGAACATGGAACACCCAGAGAAGCTCAATGAGAGAGGTTCCAAGTCTATGAAACATGAAAGCGGTAAGAATGAGctcaaaaatgcaaaaattaCAGTGAATGGCAACGGACGTTCCAGCTACACAAAACGTGAATCGAGCGAGAAGAAGGCTAGACAGACGAAAAAGGGTTTGTTTAATCCCCAACTTTTACAAATTACAGAAACGAGCAACAAATTTGGTGCCAAGATTGCCGGTGGCATTTTGGCTGCGCTGATGCTCTTGGGAGCAGGTGGAGGCTATGCGTATTACAAGAG TAAAAACAAGATCCATGACGAGGATATAGTGGACGAAGGCTTTGGGGAAGTGAGCATGAGGCCTCCAGTCAAGGAGGGCGAAACCTACACCGTAACCGAGTTGGATGACGGACTTTGGGGTCAAGTCAATTGA